In Pyxicephalus adspersus chromosome 12, UCB_Pads_2.0, whole genome shotgun sequence, a genomic segment contains:
- the PRPF3 gene encoding U4/U6 small nuclear ribonucleoprotein Prp3 has protein sequence MALSKRELDDLKPWVEKTVKGVLGFSEPTVVTAALNCVGKGMDKKKAADHLKPFLDDSTLRFVDKLYDAVKEGRGSSRHSKSSSDRSRKREIKEVFGEDGDPKDSSNSKRKRVPRFEEVEEPEVIPGPPSESPGMLTKMQIKQMMEAATRQIEERKKQLSFVGPTVTKISSSQPERSLIGNTIQPSQAATFMNDAIEKARKAAELQARIQSQLASKPGLIGAANIVGLANLHAMGIAPLKVELKDQSKPTPLILDDQGRTVDATGKEIELTHRMPTLKANIRAVKREQFKQQLKEKPSEDLESNTFFDPRVSITSAQRTRRSFKFHERGKFEKIAQRLRTKAQLEKLQAEISQAAKKTGIQTSTRLALIAPKKEVKEGDIPDFEWWDSFILPNGSDLKPEALAERTEFHGITNLVEHPAQLNPPVDRDAPVTLGIYLTKKEQKKLRRQMRREGQKELQEKVRLGLMPPPEPKVRISNLMRVLGTEAVQDPTKVEAHVRAQMAKRQKAHEEANAARKLTAEQRKEKKVKKLKEDISQGVHVSVYSIRNLSNPSKKFKIEANANQLYLTGVVVLHKDVNVVVVEGGPKSQKKFKRLMLSRIKWDEQTTNTKADDDDDSDEEIVKKANKCSLVWEGTAKDRSFGDIKFKQCPTENMAREHFKKHGAEHYWDLALSQSVLETAD, from the exons ATGGCTCTTTCTAAAAGGGAACTGGATGATTTAAAGCCATGGGTAGAGAAGACTGTAAAAGGAGTACTGGGATTCTCCGAGCCCACCGTAGTCACTGCAGCCCTCAACTGTGTCGGCAAGGGGATGGACAAAAAGAAAGCTGCTG ACCATCTGAAGCCTTTCCTGGACGACTCCACCTTGCGTTTTGTTGACAAGCTGTACGATGCTGTCAAGGAGGGCCGAGGGTCCTCAAGGCATTCAAAATCAAGCAGTGATAGAAGCAGAAAGCGTGAAATTAAG GAAGTGTTTGGGGAAGATGGAGATCCTAAGGATTCCTCAAATTCGAAGAGAAAAAGGGTTCCGCGTTTTGAGGAAGTGGAAGAGCCAGAAGTAATTCCAGGTCCCCCGTCTGAGAGCCCTGGTATGCTGACCAAAATGCAG ATCAAGCAGATGATGGAAGCTGCAACCCGTCAAATTGAAGAGAGAAAGAAACAGCTGAGCTTTGTCGGTCCGACAGTG ACCAAAATTTCATCCTCCCAACCCGAACGGTCCCTCATCGGAAACACCATCCAACCATCCCAAGCTGCCACATTTATGAACGATGCTATTGAAAAGGCCAGAAAGGCAGCTGAACTTCAGGCCCGAATCCAATCCCAGCTTGCCTCAAAACCTGGCCTTATTGGAGCTGCCAACATTGTGGGCTTGGCTAACCTACATGCTATGGGAATTGCTCCTCT GAAAGTGGAGTTAAAAGACCAGTCAAAACCCACTCCGCTTATTTTGGACGATCAGGGCCGCACTGTAGATGCAACAGGAAAAGAGATAGAGCTGACCCATCGTATGCCTACTTTGAAAGCCAACATCCGAGCTGTAAAGAGGGAACAGTTCAAACAACAACTAAAAGAGAAGCCGTCAGAGGACTTGGAGTCTAACACCTTCTTTGACCCCCGTGTGTCGATCACATCAGCACAGAGGACGAGACGGTCCTTCAAGTTTCATGAAAggggaaagtttgaaaaaatagctCAAAGACTGCGGACAAAG GCTCAGCTGGAAAAGCTTCAAGCAGAAATCTCCCAGGCTGCAAAGAAAACTGGTATCCAGACTTCCACAAGATTAGCTCTTATTGCGCCCAAAAAGGAAGTTAAAGAAGGAGACATACCAGATTTTGAATGGTGGGACTCCTTCATCCTTCCCAATGGCAGTGATCT aaaaccaGAGGCCTTAGCAGAGCGGACGGAGTTCCATGGAATCACAAATCTTGTAGAACACCCAGCACAGCTTAACCCTCCAG TTGACAGAGACGCTCCAGTGACTCTCGGGATTTACCTCaccaaaaaagaacagaaaaaattaCGTCGACAGATGAGGAGGGAGGGACAGAAGGAGTTGCAGGAGAAAGTAAGATTAGGACTTATGCCTCCACCAGAACCCAAAG TGAGGATATCTAATCTAATGCGAGTTCTGGGAACGGAAGCTGTCCAAGACCCCACAAAAGTAGAAGCCCATGTCCGAGCACAGATGGCAAAGCGACAGAA GGCACACGAAGAAGCCAATGCTGCCAGAAAACTAACAGCAGAacaaaggaaagagaagaaagtgaaaaaattaaaagaagataTTTCACAAGGTGTCCATGTATCTGTATATAG TATTCGCAATTTAAGCAATCCttccaaaaaattcaaaattgaaGCCAATGCTAATCAGCTGTACCTGACAGGAGTGGTTGTGTTACACAAAGATGTTAATGTTGTCGTCGTAGAAGGCG GACCTAAATCACAGAAGAAATTTAAACGATTGATGCTTTCCCGGATAAAGTGGGATGAGCAGACGACAAATACTAAGGCAGATG ATGATGATGACTCAGATGAGGAAATTGTAAAGAAAGCCAACAAGTGCTCCTTAGTTTGGGAG GGAACAGCCAAAGATCGCAGCTTTGGAGATATCAAATTCAAACAGTGCCCCACAGAGAACATGGCTCGGGAACATTTTAAGAAGCACGGGGCTGAACACTACTGGGACCTGGCATTGAGTCAGTCAGTACTGGAGACGGCAGACTGA